In one window of Chitinophagales bacterium DNA:
- a CDS encoding DUF4339 domain-containing protein → MDKIYILKRKNLLRGPYTVDALKQKGLHKYDLIWYKGLPDWTPAQQVDAVLPCIREENSNSDSGSVLKRLWRMLD, encoded by the coding sequence ATGGATAAAATCTACATACTGAAACGCAAAAACTTGTTGCGGGGCCCCTATACGGTGGATGCCCTGAAGCAAAAAGGACTGCATAAGTATGACCTGATTTGGTATAAAGGATTACCAGATTGGACACCTGCACAACAGGTAGATGCTGTGCTGCCTTGCATTCGCGAAGAAAACAGCAATAGCGATTCGGGTTCTGTATTGAAGCGTTTATGGCGCATGTTAGATTGA
- a CDS encoding S41 family peptidase encodes MGSKKMQVWLPLLLAGLLVVGMLIGYQLRDKTAGVRFFGTQRRGSIQEAIDIITNKYVDPVKGDSLTNLAMEELLGNLDPHSVYIPPADLKDFNEELMGNFQGIGVEFQQFHDTVHVLNVIKGGPSEKAGLKVGDRLVKVNDSISLVKIDPDQVRKYLRGPGGSLVKVGFLRNGKLSAVNITRGTIPVSSIDAAYIVSPGIGFIRINKFAERTYEEFMSNLERLQKAGMQQLILDLRGNGGGLMNEATDIADEFLDGDKLIVYTQGDKVARYDYRCQKEGLFEKGKLVVLIDETSASASEVLTGALQDWDRATIIGRRSFGKGLVQQQFQLSDGSAMRLTIARYYTPLGRNIQKPYEEGKEKYQEELAERFHNGEVLKGDSIKQKGKAYKTPAGRTVYGGGGITPDVFVPLDTTSLDAPAMRFYRRNTLVNFVYEYYTKHQGFFAQFKDPLAMAGGFVPGEQEWTALKGFAARDSIAMDGVSARDKQVLLKRMQALMARQIWRNEGYFEIMNRQDMAVQKALQVLQAKN; translated from the coding sequence ATGGGAAGTAAAAAAATGCAGGTTTGGTTGCCTCTTTTGCTGGCCGGATTGCTGGTGGTGGGCATGCTGATTGGTTATCAGCTGCGCGATAAAACAGCCGGTGTACGCTTTTTCGGTACACAACGCAGGGGCAGTATTCAGGAAGCCATTGATATCATTACCAATAAATATGTGGATCCGGTGAAAGGCGATAGCCTTACCAATCTGGCTATGGAAGAATTGCTGGGCAATCTCGATCCGCATTCGGTCTATATTCCGCCTGCCGATCTCAAGGATTTCAATGAGGAATTGATGGGTAATTTTCAGGGTATTGGCGTAGAATTTCAGCAGTTTCATGATACAGTGCATGTGTTGAATGTGATCAAAGGTGGTCCCTCTGAAAAAGCTGGTCTTAAGGTAGGTGATCGATTGGTAAAAGTGAATGATTCCATCTCACTCGTGAAGATTGATCCAGATCAGGTGCGTAAATATTTGCGCGGTCCCGGCGGCTCTCTGGTAAAAGTTGGTTTTCTGCGCAATGGCAAGCTGAGTGCTGTGAACATTACCCGTGGTACCATTCCGGTTTCTTCTATTGATGCAGCCTATATCGTTTCTCCGGGCATTGGTTTCATCCGCATCAACAAATTTGCTGAGCGCACGTATGAAGAGTTTATGAGCAATCTGGAGCGTTTGCAGAAAGCAGGCATGCAGCAACTGATTCTGGATCTGCGTGGCAATGGAGGCGGACTCATGAACGAAGCCACAGATATTGCGGATGAGTTTCTGGATGGCGATAAACTGATTGTGTACACACAAGGCGATAAAGTAGCACGTTACGATTACCGTTGTCAAAAAGAAGGTTTGTTTGAAAAAGGCAAGCTGGTGGTGTTGATTGATGAAACATCCGCTTCTGCCAGTGAGGTATTGACGGGTGCTTTACAGGATTGGGACAGGGCCACCATCATTGGGCGCAGAAGTTTTGGTAAGGGTTTGGTGCAGCAGCAGTTTCAGTTGAGTGATGGCAGTGCCATGCGTTTAACCATTGCGCGTTATTATACGCCACTGGGTCGCAATATTCAGAAGCCATATGAAGAAGGGAAGGAGAAGTATCAGGAAGAACTGGCAGAACGCTTTCACAACGGAGAGGTATTAAAGGGAGATAGCATCAAGCAAAAAGGCAAAGCGTATAAGACACCTGCCGGCAGAACAGTCTATGGTGGTGGTGGCATTACGCCCGATGTGTTTGTACCATTGGATACCACCAGCTTGGATGCACCGGCCATGCGTTTTTACAGAAGAAATACCCTGGTCAATTTTGTATACGAGTATTACACCAAGCATCAGGGCTTTTTTGCGCAGTTCAAAGATCCATTGGCTATGGCAGGTGGTTTTGTGCCCGGCGAACAGGAATGGACAGCTTTGAAGGGTTTTGCAGCACGTGATAGTATTGCCATGGATGGGGTAAGTGCACGCGATAAGCAGGTGCTGCTAAAACGGATGCAGGCCTTGATGGCCAGACAGATCTGGCGCAATGAGGGCTATTTTGAAATTATGAACAGGCAGGATATGGCTGTGCAGAAGGCTTTACAGGTATTACAGGCGAAAAACTAG